The Pongo pygmaeus isolate AG05252 chromosome 11, NHGRI_mPonPyg2-v2.0_pri, whole genome shotgun sequence genome includes a region encoding these proteins:
- the NR4A2 gene encoding nuclear receptor subfamily 4 group A member 2 isoform X3: MNEERRGDLLTMPCVQAQYGSSPQGASPASQSYSYHSSGEYSSDFLTPEFVKFSMDLTNTEITATTSLPSFSTFMDNYSTGYDVKPPCLYQMPLSGQQSSIKVEDIQMHNYQQHSHLPPQSEEMMPHSGSVYYKPSSPPTPTTPGFQVQHSPMWDDPGSLHNFHQNYVATTHMIEQRKTPVSRLSLFSFKQSPPGTPVSSCQMRFDGPLHVPMNPEPAGSHHVVDGQTFAVPNPIRKPASMGFPGLQIGHASQLLDTQVPSPPSRGSPSNEGLCAVCGDNAACQHYGVRTCEGCKGFFKRTVQKNAKYVCLANKNCPVDKRRRNRCQYCRFQKCLAVGMVKEVVRTDSLKGRRGRLPSKPKSPQEPSPPSPPVSLISALVRAHVDSNPAMTSLDYSRFQANPDYQMSGDDTQHIQQFYDLLTGSMEIIRGWAEKIPGFADLPKADQDLLFESAFLELFVLRLAYRI, from the exons atgaatgaagagagaCGCGGAGATCTCCTAA CCATGCCTTGTGTTCAGGCGCAGTATGGGTCCTCGCCTCAAGGAGCCAGCCCCGCTTCTCAGAGCTACAGTTACCACTCTTCGGGAGAATACAGCTCCGATTTCTTAACTCCAGAGTTTGTCAAGTTTAGCATGGACCTCACCAACACTGAAATCACTGCCACCACTTCTCTCCCCAGCTTCAGTACCTTTATGGACAACTACAGCACAGGCTACGACGTCAAGCCACCTTGCTTGTACCAAATGCCCCTGTCCGGACAGCAGTCCTCCATTAAGGTAGAAGACATTCAGATGCACAACTACCAGCAACACAGCCACCTGCCCCCCCAGTCTGAGGAGATGATGCCGCACTCCGGGTCGGTTTACTACAAGCCCTCCTCGCCCCCGACGCCCACCACCCCGGGCTTCCAGGTGCAGCACAGCCCCATGTGGGACGACCCGGGGTCTCTCCACAACTTCCACCAGAACTACGTGGCCACTACGCACATGATCGAGCAGAGGAAAACGCCAGTCTCCCgcctctccctcttctcctttaAGCAATCGCCCCCTGGCACCCCGGTGTCTAGTTGCCAGATGCGCTTCGACGGGCCCCTGCACGTCCCCATGAACCCGGAGCCCGCCGGCAGCCACCACGTGGTGGACGGGCAGACCTTCGCTGTGCCCAACCCCATTCGCAAGCCCGCGTCCATGGGCTTCCCTGGCCTGCAGATCGGCCACGCGTCGCAGCTGCTCGACACGCAGGTGCCCTCACCGCCGTCGCGGGGCTCCCCCTCCAACGAGGGGCTGTGCGCTGTGTGTGGGGACAACGCGGCCTGCCAACACTACGGCGTGCGCACCTGTGAGGGCTGCAAAGGCTTCTTTAAG CGCACAgtgcaaaaaaatgcaaaatacgtGTGTTTAGCAAATAAAAACTGCCCAGTGGACAAGCGTCGCCGGAATCGCTGTCAGTACTGCCGATTTCAGAAGTGCCTGGCTGTTGGGATGGTCAAAGAAG TGGTTCGCACAGACAGTTTAAAAGGCCGGAGAGGTCGTTTGCCCTCGAAACCGAAGAGCCCACAGGAGCCCTCTCCCCCTTCGCCCCCGGTGAGTCTGATCAGTGCCCTCGTCAGGGCCCATGTCGACTCCAACCCGGCTATGACCAGCCTGGACTATTCCAGG TTCCAGGCGAACCCTGACTATCAGATGAGTGGAGATGACACCCAGCATATCCAGCAATTCTATGATCTCCTGACTGGCTCCATGGAGATCATCCGGGGCTGGGCGGAGAAGATCCCTGGCTTCGCAGACCTGCCCAAAGCCGACCAAGACCTGCTTTTTGAATCAGCTTTCTTAGAACTGTTTGTCCTTCGATTAGCATACAG AATATGA
- the NR4A2 gene encoding nuclear receptor subfamily 4 group A member 2 isoform X1, with translation MNEERRGDLLTMPCVQAQYGSSPQGASPASQSYSYHSSGEYSSDFLTPEFVKFSMDLTNTEITATTSLPSFSTFMDNYSTGYDVKPPCLYQMPLSGQQSSIKVEDIQMHNYQQHSHLPPQSEEMMPHSGSVYYKPSSPPTPTTPGFQVQHSPMWDDPGSLHNFHQNYVATTHMIEQRKTPVSRLSLFSFKQSPPGTPVSSCQMRFDGPLHVPMNPEPAGSHHVVDGQTFAVPNPIRKPASMGFPGLQIGHASQLLDTQVPSPPSRGSPSNEGLCAVCGDNAACQHYGVRTCEGCKGFFKRTVQKNAKYVCLANKNCPVDKRRRNRCQYCRFQKCLAVGMVKEVVRTDSLKGRRGRLPSKPKSPQEPSPPSPPVSLISALVRAHVDSNPAMTSLDYSRFQANPDYQMSGDDTQHIQQFYDLLTGSMEIIRGWAEKIPGFADLPKADQDLLFESAFLELFVLRLAYRSNPVEGKLIFCNGVVLHRLQCVRGFGEWIDSIVEFSSNLQNMNIDISAFSCIAALAMVTERHGLKEPKRVEELQNKIVNCLKDHVTFNNGGLNRPNYLSKLLGKLPELRTLCTQGLQRIFYLKLEDLVPPPAIIDKLFLDTLPF, from the exons atgaatgaagagagaCGCGGAGATCTCCTAA CCATGCCTTGTGTTCAGGCGCAGTATGGGTCCTCGCCTCAAGGAGCCAGCCCCGCTTCTCAGAGCTACAGTTACCACTCTTCGGGAGAATACAGCTCCGATTTCTTAACTCCAGAGTTTGTCAAGTTTAGCATGGACCTCACCAACACTGAAATCACTGCCACCACTTCTCTCCCCAGCTTCAGTACCTTTATGGACAACTACAGCACAGGCTACGACGTCAAGCCACCTTGCTTGTACCAAATGCCCCTGTCCGGACAGCAGTCCTCCATTAAGGTAGAAGACATTCAGATGCACAACTACCAGCAACACAGCCACCTGCCCCCCCAGTCTGAGGAGATGATGCCGCACTCCGGGTCGGTTTACTACAAGCCCTCCTCGCCCCCGACGCCCACCACCCCGGGCTTCCAGGTGCAGCACAGCCCCATGTGGGACGACCCGGGGTCTCTCCACAACTTCCACCAGAACTACGTGGCCACTACGCACATGATCGAGCAGAGGAAAACGCCAGTCTCCCgcctctccctcttctcctttaAGCAATCGCCCCCTGGCACCCCGGTGTCTAGTTGCCAGATGCGCTTCGACGGGCCCCTGCACGTCCCCATGAACCCGGAGCCCGCCGGCAGCCACCACGTGGTGGACGGGCAGACCTTCGCTGTGCCCAACCCCATTCGCAAGCCCGCGTCCATGGGCTTCCCTGGCCTGCAGATCGGCCACGCGTCGCAGCTGCTCGACACGCAGGTGCCCTCACCGCCGTCGCGGGGCTCCCCCTCCAACGAGGGGCTGTGCGCTGTGTGTGGGGACAACGCGGCCTGCCAACACTACGGCGTGCGCACCTGTGAGGGCTGCAAAGGCTTCTTTAAG CGCACAgtgcaaaaaaatgcaaaatacgtGTGTTTAGCAAATAAAAACTGCCCAGTGGACAAGCGTCGCCGGAATCGCTGTCAGTACTGCCGATTTCAGAAGTGCCTGGCTGTTGGGATGGTCAAAGAAG TGGTTCGCACAGACAGTTTAAAAGGCCGGAGAGGTCGTTTGCCCTCGAAACCGAAGAGCCCACAGGAGCCCTCTCCCCCTTCGCCCCCGGTGAGTCTGATCAGTGCCCTCGTCAGGGCCCATGTCGACTCCAACCCGGCTATGACCAGCCTGGACTATTCCAGG TTCCAGGCGAACCCTGACTATCAGATGAGTGGAGATGACACCCAGCATATCCAGCAATTCTATGATCTCCTGACTGGCTCCATGGAGATCATCCGGGGCTGGGCGGAGAAGATCCCTGGCTTCGCAGACCTGCCCAAAGCCGACCAAGACCTGCTTTTTGAATCAGCTTTCTTAGAACTGTTTGTCCTTCGATTAGCATACAG GTCCAACCCAGTGGAGGGTAAACTCATCTTTTGCAATGGGGTGGTCTTGCACAGGTTGCAATGCGTTCGTGGCTTTGGGGAATGGATTGATTCCATTGTTGAATTCTCCTCCAACTTGCAGAATATGAACATCGACATTTCTGCCTTCTCCTGCATTGCTGCCCTGGCTATGGTCACAG AGAGACACGGGCTCAAGGAACCCAAGAGAGTGGAAGAACTGCAAAACAAGATTGTAAATTGTCTCAAAGACCACGTGACTTTCAACAATGGGGGGTTGAACCGCCCCAATTATTTGTCCAAACTGTTGGGGAAGCTCCCAGAACTTCGTACCCTTTGCACACAGGGGCTACAGCGCATTTTCTACCTGAAATTGGAAGACTTGGTGCCACCACCAGCAATAATTGACAAACTTTTCCTGGACACTTTACCTTTCTAA
- the NR4A2 gene encoding nuclear receptor subfamily 4 group A member 2 isoform X2, protein MDNYSTGYDVKPPCLYQMPLSGQQSSIKVEDIQMHNYQQHSHLPPQSEEMMPHSGSVYYKPSSPPTPTTPGFQVQHSPMWDDPGSLHNFHQNYVATTHMIEQRKTPVSRLSLFSFKQSPPGTPVSSCQMRFDGPLHVPMNPEPAGSHHVVDGQTFAVPNPIRKPASMGFPGLQIGHASQLLDTQVPSPPSRGSPSNEGLCAVCGDNAACQHYGVRTCEGCKGFFKRTVQKNAKYVCLANKNCPVDKRRRNRCQYCRFQKCLAVGMVKEVVRTDSLKGRRGRLPSKPKSPQEPSPPSPPVSLISALVRAHVDSNPAMTSLDYSRFQANPDYQMSGDDTQHIQQFYDLLTGSMEIIRGWAEKIPGFADLPKADQDLLFESAFLELFVLRLAYRSNPVEGKLIFCNGVVLHRLQCVRGFGEWIDSIVEFSSNLQNMNIDISAFSCIAALAMVTERHGLKEPKRVEELQNKIVNCLKDHVTFNNGGLNRPNYLSKLLGKLPELRTLCTQGLQRIFYLKLEDLVPPPAIIDKLFLDTLPF, encoded by the exons ATGGACAACTACAGCACAGGCTACGACGTCAAGCCACCTTGCTTGTACCAAATGCCCCTGTCCGGACAGCAGTCCTCCATTAAGGTAGAAGACATTCAGATGCACAACTACCAGCAACACAGCCACCTGCCCCCCCAGTCTGAGGAGATGATGCCGCACTCCGGGTCGGTTTACTACAAGCCCTCCTCGCCCCCGACGCCCACCACCCCGGGCTTCCAGGTGCAGCACAGCCCCATGTGGGACGACCCGGGGTCTCTCCACAACTTCCACCAGAACTACGTGGCCACTACGCACATGATCGAGCAGAGGAAAACGCCAGTCTCCCgcctctccctcttctcctttaAGCAATCGCCCCCTGGCACCCCGGTGTCTAGTTGCCAGATGCGCTTCGACGGGCCCCTGCACGTCCCCATGAACCCGGAGCCCGCCGGCAGCCACCACGTGGTGGACGGGCAGACCTTCGCTGTGCCCAACCCCATTCGCAAGCCCGCGTCCATGGGCTTCCCTGGCCTGCAGATCGGCCACGCGTCGCAGCTGCTCGACACGCAGGTGCCCTCACCGCCGTCGCGGGGCTCCCCCTCCAACGAGGGGCTGTGCGCTGTGTGTGGGGACAACGCGGCCTGCCAACACTACGGCGTGCGCACCTGTGAGGGCTGCAAAGGCTTCTTTAAG CGCACAgtgcaaaaaaatgcaaaatacgtGTGTTTAGCAAATAAAAACTGCCCAGTGGACAAGCGTCGCCGGAATCGCTGTCAGTACTGCCGATTTCAGAAGTGCCTGGCTGTTGGGATGGTCAAAGAAG TGGTTCGCACAGACAGTTTAAAAGGCCGGAGAGGTCGTTTGCCCTCGAAACCGAAGAGCCCACAGGAGCCCTCTCCCCCTTCGCCCCCGGTGAGTCTGATCAGTGCCCTCGTCAGGGCCCATGTCGACTCCAACCCGGCTATGACCAGCCTGGACTATTCCAGG TTCCAGGCGAACCCTGACTATCAGATGAGTGGAGATGACACCCAGCATATCCAGCAATTCTATGATCTCCTGACTGGCTCCATGGAGATCATCCGGGGCTGGGCGGAGAAGATCCCTGGCTTCGCAGACCTGCCCAAAGCCGACCAAGACCTGCTTTTTGAATCAGCTTTCTTAGAACTGTTTGTCCTTCGATTAGCATACAG GTCCAACCCAGTGGAGGGTAAACTCATCTTTTGCAATGGGGTGGTCTTGCACAGGTTGCAATGCGTTCGTGGCTTTGGGGAATGGATTGATTCCATTGTTGAATTCTCCTCCAACTTGCAGAATATGAACATCGACATTTCTGCCTTCTCCTGCATTGCTGCCCTGGCTATGGTCACAG AGAGACACGGGCTCAAGGAACCCAAGAGAGTGGAAGAACTGCAAAACAAGATTGTAAATTGTCTCAAAGACCACGTGACTTTCAACAATGGGGGGTTGAACCGCCCCAATTATTTGTCCAAACTGTTGGGGAAGCTCCCAGAACTTCGTACCCTTTGCACACAGGGGCTACAGCGCATTTTCTACCTGAAATTGGAAGACTTGGTGCCACCACCAGCAATAATTGACAAACTTTTCCTGGACACTTTACCTTTCTAA